Proteins encoded by one window of Thermobaculum terrenum ATCC BAA-798:
- a CDS encoding F0F1 ATP synthase subunit gamma, translating into MPSTREIRRRIRSIRNTAQITRAMEMVAASRMRRAQQAVTASRPFSEKIRHVLADLGASTGGGDSVMHPLLERRPENRVTLILMTSDRGLAGSFNTNIIRTAINFMLDRQDQQVSVIAVGRKGRDYMVRRRRDLKAEFSNIGDLPGLDAITPVAHMIIDEFTSGQTDAVYLAYTEYITTLNQRPTLLKILPIEPPEVEEGRETKVPDYIFEPNPAMLLRALLPRYVEVQLYQALLESKASEHSARMVAMRNATDNANELVEELTLTYNKLRQANITKEIIEIASGAAALEG; encoded by the coding sequence GTGCCTAGCACTAGGGAAATAAGACGTAGGATACGTAGTATCAGAAATACAGCTCAGATAACTCGTGCGATGGAAATGGTTGCCGCCTCCAGAATGAGGAGGGCTCAGCAGGCTGTGACGGCATCGAGGCCTTTCTCAGAAAAGATAAGGCACGTGCTCGCTGACCTGGGTGCCTCCACTGGGGGTGGTGATTCAGTAATGCATCCACTCCTGGAAAGGCGTCCTGAGAACCGGGTTACGCTGATACTAATGACCTCCGATAGAGGGCTTGCCGGTAGCTTTAACACGAACATAATAAGAACGGCTATCAACTTCATGTTAGATAGGCAGGATCAGCAGGTCTCCGTAATAGCCGTTGGTCGCAAGGGACGCGATTACATGGTACGTCGTAGGAGGGATCTTAAGGCTGAATTTAGTAATATAGGAGATCTGCCTGGACTGGATGCTATAACTCCTGTGGCTCACATGATCATAGATGAATTTACGTCGGGTCAGACAGATGCTGTCTACCTTGCGTATACCGAATATATAACTACCCTTAATCAGCGACCAACACTCCTAAAGATATTGCCAATAGAACCTCCAGAAGTAGAAGAGGGAAGAGAGACAAAAGTTCCGGATTACATCTTCGAGCCCAACCCTGCAATGCTTTTGAGGGCTCTGCTTCCCAGGTACGTAGAGGTACAGTTATACCAGGCCCTACTCGAGAGTAAGGCTAGTGAACATTCCGCTCGCATGGTTGCTATGAGGAATGCTACCGATAATGCGAATGAGCTGGTAGAGGAGCTAACACTAACTTATAACAAGCTAAGGCAAGCTAACATCACGAAGGAGATCATCGAAATAGCAAGCGGCGCAGCCGCTCTTGAAGGTTAA
- the atpA gene encoding F0F1 ATP synthase subunit alpha, translated as MAIKTEEIAEIIKKQIESFGQPVVTAEVGTVVEVGDGIARAYGLSGVKASELVQFENGVYGLALNLEEDNVGIVILGPYTDIEEGQQVRSTGRVVDVPVGDELIGRVVNPLGEPIDGKGPINATKRRVIERIAPGVVARKSVDTPVQTGIKAIDSMIPIGRGQRELIIGDRQTGKSAIAIDTIINQKGKDLICIYVAIGQKTSKVAQVVATLEEYGAMEHTIVVAANADDPASLQYIAPYAGCAMGEEFMEQGRDALVVYDDLSKHAAAYREISLLLRRPPGREAYPGDVFYLHSRLLERAARLNDEYGGGSLTALPIIETQANDVSAYIPTNVISITDGQIYLESDLFYAGIRPAINVGLSVSRVGGAAQTKAMRQVAGKLRLDLAQFRSLAAFAQFGSDLDKATRAQLERGQRLTEVLKQPQYSPVPLERQVMIIFAATNGYLDDIPVDSVRDFENRFYEYMDSVHPEIGQEIADKKALSDELTEKLRAAIEEFKQGYTPQQSAPA; from the coding sequence ATGGCAATTAAAACAGAAGAAATAGCTGAAATAATCAAAAAGCAAATAGAGTCCTTCGGTCAGCCTGTAGTCACCGCTGAGGTAGGTACGGTAGTAGAGGTTGGCGATGGTATAGCCAGAGCATACGGACTCAGCGGTGTAAAGGCCTCCGAGTTGGTTCAATTCGAAAATGGTGTGTATGGGCTTGCTCTCAACCTCGAAGAGGATAACGTCGGTATAGTTATCCTGGGCCCCTACACAGATATTGAGGAGGGGCAGCAGGTAAGGTCCACCGGGCGCGTGGTTGATGTGCCGGTAGGCGATGAGCTTATAGGAAGAGTTGTCAACCCTCTAGGAGAGCCTATAGACGGTAAAGGACCTATCAACGCTACCAAGCGTAGGGTGATTGAAAGAATAGCCCCTGGTGTAGTTGCTAGAAAATCGGTTGATACACCGGTACAGACAGGTATCAAGGCTATAGACTCTATGATTCCCATAGGTCGGGGACAAAGAGAGCTGATTATCGGCGATAGGCAGACAGGTAAGAGCGCGATTGCTATCGATACCATAATCAATCAGAAGGGCAAGGATCTTATCTGTATCTACGTAGCAATCGGCCAGAAGACCTCCAAGGTTGCTCAAGTAGTTGCGACTCTCGAAGAGTATGGCGCTATGGAGCATACCATAGTTGTGGCAGCCAACGCTGATGATCCTGCTTCCCTGCAGTACATAGCTCCATATGCTGGTTGTGCTATGGGTGAAGAGTTCATGGAGCAGGGAAGAGATGCGCTAGTGGTTTACGACGACCTTTCCAAGCATGCTGCTGCCTATCGCGAGATAAGCCTGCTCCTGAGGAGACCTCCTGGAAGAGAGGCTTACCCTGGTGATGTGTTCTACTTGCACTCTCGCCTGCTTGAGCGTGCTGCTCGCTTGAATGATGAGTACGGCGGTGGTAGCCTGACAGCTCTGCCTATTATTGAAACCCAAGCAAATGACGTATCCGCTTACATCCCTACAAACGTGATCTCGATCACTGATGGTCAGATATACCTCGAGAGCGACCTGTTCTATGCTGGTATCAGACCAGCTATTAACGTGGGTCTCTCAGTCTCTAGAGTAGGCGGAGCTGCTCAGACTAAGGCAATGCGCCAGGTGGCTGGTAAGCTGAGGTTGGACCTGGCGCAGTTCAGAAGCTTGGCGGCATTTGCTCAATTCGGTTCAGATCTAGATAAGGCAACAAGGGCTCAGCTAGAAAGAGGGCAGAGACTTACCGAAGTTCTGAAGCAGCCCCAGTACTCGCCTGTGCCCTTGGAGCGACAGGTGATGATCATATTCGCGGCCACGAACGGATATCTGGATGATATACCTGTTGACAGCGTCCGCGATTTCGAAAACAGATTCTATGAGTACATGGACTCCGTCCATCCGGAGATAGGTCAGGAGATAGCCGATAAGAAGGCTCTTAGCGATGAGCTTACTGAGAAGCTACGAGCTGCTATCGAGGAGTTCAAGCAAGGATATACTCCACAGCAGTCCGCGCCAGCATAG
- the atpH gene encoding ATP synthase F1 subunit delta has translation MPSVGSSARRYAEAIFELAQESGNLDAWHADLSLLASVFSDVSALRFFKNPRKSISEKQDMAKRLFEGKVQPQAMYLLQMLVDRDRVEIVPAILSRFEELLREARGIVVAEVTTAVPVDDNEKQQIVEQLSQITGKQIELHTKVDPSIIGGIVVRVGDKLVDGSVATALTQLHRSLTLR, from the coding sequence TTGCCTAGTGTTGGATCAAGTGCTAGACGTTATGCTGAGGCTATATTTGAGTTGGCCCAGGAATCTGGCAACCTCGATGCATGGCACGCCGACCTCTCTTTGCTAGCATCTGTGTTCAGTGATGTGAGCGCTCTCAGGTTCTTCAAGAACCCTCGTAAGTCGATCTCTGAAAAGCAGGATATGGCTAAGCGGTTGTTTGAGGGTAAGGTACAACCTCAAGCTATGTACCTTCTGCAGATGCTCGTTGATCGGGATAGGGTCGAAATCGTTCCAGCAATACTAAGCAGGTTTGAGGAACTGCTACGAGAAGCGAGAGGCATAGTTGTAGCAGAAGTAACTACAGCCGTTCCAGTAGATGATAATGAAAAGCAACAAATAGTTGAGCAACTTAGTCAGATAACGGGTAAACAGATCGAGCTGCATACCAAGGTTGACCCCTCTATCATAGGGGGTATAGTTGTAAGAGTGGGTGATAAACTTGTTGATGGGAGTGTGGCTACTGCACTTACTCAGCTACACAGAAGCCTTACTCTGAGATAG
- the atpF gene encoding F0F1 ATP synthase subunit B has protein sequence MSAVLENLGLQLWPFIWQLVAFLILVYVLKRFAFGPVTRILDERAARVRESIETAERIQREAAEQEQRTKQMLEDARRQAQAILQQAQQAAERIQSTAQDNAREQANQIIQRAQEDIDRMKAEAIDELRRQVADLAIAAASRIIRKELDPATHRALINEVLAESVDQFRGGRPVA, from the coding sequence ATGTCAGCAGTACTAGAGAACCTAGGTTTACAGCTGTGGCCGTTTATATGGCAACTTGTAGCCTTTCTTATTCTGGTTTACGTTCTTAAGCGGTTTGCTTTTGGTCCTGTCACTCGTATCTTAGATGAGCGCGCTGCGAGAGTTCGTGAGAGCATAGAAACTGCTGAGCGCATTCAAAGAGAGGCCGCTGAGCAAGAACAGCGTACGAAGCAAATGCTCGAGGATGCTCGTCGTCAGGCACAAGCTATCCTGCAACAAGCTCAGCAGGCAGCTGAGCGTATTCAAAGCACAGCTCAGGACAACGCGCGTGAGCAGGCTAACCAGATTATCCAGAGAGCACAGGAAGATATAGATCGCATGAAGGCTGAGGCTATAGATGAGCTTCGGCGCCAAGTGGCAGATCTAGCTATTGCTGCTGCTTCCAGGATAATACGCAAAGAGTTGGATCCTGCCACTCACAGAGCGCTTATCAACGAGGTACTAGCTGAGAGCGTTGATCAATTCAGAGGAGGCAGACCAGTTGCCTAG
- the atpE gene encoding ATP synthase F0 subunit C has product MDLGVLTDLSNTIVAAAQNAPALQEQAANLTQFKGFASAIAIGVGALGPGLGIGLAVRGAMEATGRNPEASGDIRTTLIIGAALAEAVAIYAFLTALLILFTT; this is encoded by the coding sequence TTGGATTTGGGTGTATTGACGGATCTAAGTAACACTATAGTTGCTGCAGCTCAGAATGCTCCAGCACTCCAGGAACAGGCTGCCAATCTAACTCAATTCAAGGGTTTCGCTTCGGCGATTGCCATTGGAGTGGGTGCTCTAGGCCCGGGACTTGGTATTGGTCTTGCAGTCCGTGGCGCTATGGAAGCCACTGGCAGGAATCCCGAGGCAAGTGGTGATATTCGAACTACTCTGATCATCGGTGCTGCTCTGGCAGAGGCTGTTGCTATTTACGCCTTCCTGACAGCACTACTGATCCTGTTCACAACCTAG
- the atpB gene encoding F0F1 ATP synthase subunit A, with amino-acid sequence MLAEQRVGGLARILAQEEEHGKGLLGTPFHQPTLAPETLFHIGPIPVTNSMLMTLIVVVALSIAAIWLSRGLSLVPSKRQNFLEAIVELLDNLVQTTAGRTAGRAILPLIGTLFIYILVANWASLLPGVGTITWHTEHGDVPLLRAPNADLNMTLAMAIVTIVVVQIAGVAAHGVGGHFKEYLNPMHLIDELARVISLSVRLFANVFGGEVLLTVMLALSFLGAIAIIPVVIPMAFMGLEMFIGLIQALVFSLLSLIYITLAVAGHGHPADAEDAESATHH; translated from the coding sequence ATGCTTGCTGAACAAAGAGTCGGTGGCCTAGCCAGGATACTAGCTCAAGAAGAAGAGCATGGCAAAGGTCTTCTAGGTACTCCTTTCCATCAGCCAACCTTGGCTCCAGAGACTCTCTTCCATATTGGCCCAATCCCAGTGACCAACTCTATGTTAATGACCTTAATAGTAGTTGTTGCTTTGTCCATAGCTGCTATATGGCTGAGTAGAGGTCTTTCATTGGTCCCTAGTAAGCGCCAGAACTTTCTGGAGGCAATAGTTGAGTTGTTGGATAACTTGGTGCAAACTACTGCTGGTAGAACTGCGGGCAGGGCAATACTCCCTCTTATAGGTACGCTCTTTATATACATACTTGTGGCTAACTGGGCATCTTTGCTGCCTGGTGTTGGTACTATTACCTGGCATACCGAGCATGGGGATGTCCCATTACTTAGAGCTCCCAATGCCGACCTGAACATGACCTTGGCTATGGCTATAGTAACTATAGTAGTCGTACAGATAGCAGGCGTGGCTGCACATGGCGTTGGAGGGCATTTCAAGGAATATCTCAATCCAATGCATCTGATAGATGAACTAGCTCGCGTTATCTCTCTATCCGTACGACTTTTTGCCAATGTTTTTGGTGGGGAAGTGCTTCTCACGGTAATGTTGGCCCTGTCGTTCCTTGGGGCTATAGCTATAATACCGGTTGTTATCCCTATGGCGTTCATGGGGCTGGAAATGTTTATAGGTCTAATACAAGCCCTGGTGTTTTCGTTGCTGTCGCTCATATACATTACGCTAGCAGTTGCTGGTCACGGCCATCCTGCGGATGCTGAGGATGCCGAATCAGCGACTCATCATTAG
- a CDS encoding AtpZ/AtpI family protein encodes MKLDRSTLQAWALASEVGCSIAIFLVGCIVGGAFLDRYLHSSPIFLLIGIFMGLALAGYNLYRLTLFRTSREIRRSRHRRSNDSDQE; translated from the coding sequence GTGAAATTAGATAGATCAACTTTACAGGCTTGGGCCTTAGCCAGCGAGGTCGGATGTTCAATAGCGATCTTTCTGGTAGGTTGCATAGTTGGAGGGGCCTTTTTAGATCGTTATCTACATAGTTCCCCAATATTTCTACTTATTGGTATATTTATGGGGTTAGCTTTAGCTGGTTACAACCTTTATAGACTAACCTTATTCAGGACTAGCAGAGAGATTCGGAGATCTCGTCATAGAAGATCGAACGATTCTGATCAGGAGTAA
- a CDS encoding CTP synthase: protein MPKFIFVTGGVVSSVGKGIAVAAIGRILKSRGLSVSAQKLDPYINVDAGTMSPFQHGEVFVTDDGAETDLDLGHYERFIDVNLSRNSNVTTGQIYLEVLTAERRGDYLGGTVQVIPHITNTIKNRIWSVAETSGADVVIVEVGGTVGDIEGLPFLEAIRQMRREAGRENVFYVHLTFLPYIAATGELKTKPTQHSVNELRRIGINPDVLICRSDHPVTPEIRQKIALFGDVDVEAVIPLETAETIYEVPILLEESGLGTYVVDRLNLNAKEPDLTGWKDMVAKLKAPKDHSVNIALVGKYTELRDAYISVAEALRHAGLAHNLQINIDWIDSESLENEDVDQRLSHVSGIVVPGGFGPRGVEGKIAAAKYARENNIPYLGLCYGMHMLTIEFARNVCGLTGANTTEVDPDTQYPVIDLMASQKSLSDKGGTMRLGAYPCSLVAGTKVSKAYGKSLIHERHRHRWEFNNSYREIMENHGLVLSGLSPDGNLVEIVELKDHPWYVGTQFHPEFLSRPMRPHPLFLGFIEAASKVVLEGQQHELPLEEDALQSLEDEIQVGV, encoded by the coding sequence GTGCCCAAGTTCATCTTTGTAACAGGTGGAGTCGTTAGTTCGGTCGGTAAAGGTATAGCTGTTGCAGCTATTGGCAGGATACTCAAAAGTAGAGGATTGTCGGTCTCCGCTCAAAAGTTGGATCCTTATATAAATGTCGATGCTGGTACGATGTCGCCTTTCCAACATGGAGAGGTATTCGTCACTGATGATGGGGCCGAAACTGACCTCGATTTGGGTCACTATGAAAGATTCATAGATGTCAATTTGTCGCGCAATAGCAATGTCACTACTGGACAAATATATCTCGAGGTACTGACCGCCGAGCGAAGAGGGGATTATCTAGGAGGGACAGTACAAGTTATACCTCATATAACAAACACGATTAAGAACAGGATATGGTCTGTAGCTGAAACCAGCGGTGCGGATGTAGTAATAGTAGAGGTCGGAGGCACTGTTGGAGATATAGAAGGCTTGCCGTTTCTGGAAGCTATAAGACAGATGAGGAGGGAAGCAGGTAGGGAGAATGTGTTCTACGTGCACCTAACCTTCCTTCCCTATATAGCGGCTACTGGAGAGCTCAAGACCAAGCCTACCCAGCACAGCGTGAATGAACTCAGGCGCATTGGAATTAACCCAGACGTACTCATCTGTAGATCTGATCATCCAGTCACACCTGAGATAAGGCAGAAAATAGCTTTGTTTGGGGATGTGGATGTTGAGGCAGTCATACCCCTAGAGACAGCTGAGACGATATACGAGGTTCCTATATTACTTGAGGAATCGGGGCTTGGTACTTATGTAGTCGACCGTTTGAACCTCAACGCAAAGGAGCCGGATCTAACCGGCTGGAAAGACATGGTAGCCAAGCTCAAGGCTCCCAAGGATCATTCAGTCAACATAGCGTTGGTAGGTAAATACACAGAGTTGCGGGATGCCTACATAAGTGTTGCTGAAGCATTGCGCCATGCTGGTTTAGCTCACAACCTCCAGATCAACATAGACTGGATAGATTCTGAGTCCCTGGAAAATGAGGATGTCGATCAGAGGTTAAGCCATGTGTCAGGCATCGTTGTGCCAGGAGGCTTTGGCCCAAGGGGTGTGGAGGGTAAGATAGCAGCAGCCAAATACGCGCGTGAAAATAATATCCCCTACCTAGGTTTATGTTATGGCATGCATATGCTCACCATCGAATTCGCCAGAAACGTATGTGGATTGACCGGGGCTAACACGACGGAAGTAGATCCCGACACTCAGTATCCGGTGATAGACCTGATGGCAAGTCAGAAGTCTCTTTCTGACAAGGGCGGAACTATGCGACTTGGAGCTTACCCATGCTCTCTTGTTGCAGGTACTAAGGTTTCCAAAGCCTATGGCAAGTCGCTAATACATGAGAGACATAGGCATAGATGGGAGTTCAATAATAGCTATCGTGAGATTATGGAAAATCATGGTTTAGTACTAAGTGGCTTGTCCCCTGATGGTAATCTAGTCGAAATAGTCGAGCTTAAGGATCATCCTTGGTATGTAGGGACTCAGTTCCATCCCGAATTCCTTAGCAGGCCAATGAGGCCTCACCCTCTATTCCTCGGGTTCATAGAGGCGGCTAGCAAAGTCGTACTTGAAGGCCAGCAGCATGAATTGCCACTTGAGGAGGATGCTCTTCAGAGCCTGGAGGATGAAATACAAGTGGGAGTATGA
- a CDS encoding MBL fold metallo-hydrolase, producing MEITWLGHSCFRIKTKEATVIMDPYSKMEGLDLGRPKADIVTVSHDHPGHNNVSSVKGGDDLKVITGPGEYEIKGLFITGVRTYHDKQLGKKLGKNTVYLIETEGLVLAHLGDLGHVLDEEQADLMSEVDILLIPVGGGNSLGAEEAVEVISQIEPSIVIPMHYKTAPGQANLEGIERFCKEMGLTNWQVEDKLVVRKSDFGEQTEVKILAVKAN from the coding sequence TTGGAGATAACTTGGCTTGGACATTCTTGCTTTAGGATCAAGACGAAAGAAGCTACCGTGATCATGGACCCATACTCTAAGATGGAGGGTCTGGATCTAGGCAGGCCCAAGGCTGATATAGTCACTGTAAGCCATGACCATCCGGGACACAACAATGTAAGTTCTGTAAAAGGTGGAGATGATCTCAAAGTAATAACAGGTCCAGGTGAGTACGAGATCAAAGGGCTCTTTATCACTGGCGTCAGGACATATCATGATAAGCAGCTTGGCAAGAAGCTAGGTAAGAACACAGTTTATCTTATCGAGACCGAGGGGTTGGTTCTGGCGCATCTTGGCGACCTGGGGCATGTGCTAGATGAGGAACAGGCTGACCTTATGTCCGAAGTGGACATACTGCTTATTCCTGTAGGCGGAGGTAACTCTCTGGGTGCTGAAGAAGCAGTCGAGGTTATCTCCCAAATAGAGCCTTCTATTGTGATTCCTATGCACTACAAAACAGCACCCGGCCAGGCTAATCTTGAAGGAATAGAGAGGTTTTGTAAAGAAATGGGATTAACTAACTGGCAGGTTGAAGACAAGCTCGTTGTTCGCAAGTCTGATTTTGGCGAGCAAACAGAAGTCAAGATTCTTGCAGTAAAGGCGAACTAG
- a CDS encoding regulatory protein RecX, translating into MCSSGKTEFSGRGSSNIPDNNREGTPTSLNGEKKLVVTGIERQKGNRNRFSIYLNGRYAFSLSESLAWEYRIEEGKTLTEAEIDELVHKDKFDKAFDAAVRLLAVRPRSESELIQRLRRKGVDENVIDEAIDKLRTLGYVNDEDFARFWVQNREQFSPMGSRRLKFELRQKGVESDTVDEVLEDEVGPDEYELAYRAARSKLRSYTGLEYQDFYRRMGGFLSRRGFDYETSSKVIKQLWRELHADQDERSVEN; encoded by the coding sequence ATGTGTAGTAGCGGAAAAACAGAGTTTTCTGGCAGGGGTTCCTCGAATATACCCGATAACAATCGGGAAGGAACCCCAACCTCTTTAAATGGCGAGAAAAAGCTTGTTGTTACTGGCATAGAACGGCAAAAAGGTAACCGGAACAGATTTTCCATTTATCTGAATGGAAGGTATGCATTTAGTCTAAGTGAGTCATTAGCCTGGGAGTACAGGATCGAAGAGGGTAAGACTCTCACCGAGGCGGAAATCGATGAGCTGGTACACAAGGATAAGTTCGACAAGGCTTTTGATGCTGCCGTTCGCTTGTTAGCTGTAAGGCCTAGGTCCGAGTCTGAGCTTATCCAAAGGCTAAGACGTAAAGGTGTTGACGAGAACGTGATAGATGAAGCAATCGATAAACTCAGGACCTTGGGATACGTAAACGATGAAGACTTTGCGCGTTTCTGGGTACAGAACAGGGAACAATTCTCGCCTATGGGGTCTAGAAGGTTAAAGTTCGAGCTTCGACAAAAAGGGGTGGAATCAGATACTGTAGACGAGGTCCTAGAGGATGAGGTTGGACCAGATGAATATGAGCTAGCTTATAGAGCAGCAAGATCGAAGCTTAGGTCTTACACTGGTCTGGAATACCAGGACTTCTATAGACGTATGGGTGGGTTTTTATCCCGCAGAGGGTTTGATTATGAAACTTCATCGAAGGTCATAAAACAGTTGTGGCGTGAATTACATGCAGACCAAGATGAAAGAAGTGTAGAAAATTGA
- the recA gene encoding recombinase RecA, translating to MSDRDKALESAIAQIERAFGTGSIMRMTGDRAKMQIEAIPTGSIALDIALGVGGVPRGRIVEIYGPESSGKTTLAQHIIAEAQKLGGTAAYIDAEHAFDPSYAEKCGVQLSDLLISQPDTGEQALEIAETLVRSGAVDVVVIDSVAALVPRAEIEGEMGDSHVGLQARLMSQALRKLAGAVNKSKTVLIFINQIRMKIGVMFGNPETTSGGNALKFYASVRLEIRKVESIKQGQDVVGNRVRVKVIKNKVASPYRTAEFDIMFNEGISKEGNLIDVGLSVGVLRKSGSFIYLDDERLGQGRENAKEYLRQNPDVAEEIESRIKAAGNLDKVLIGSNGGLSDIDV from the coding sequence ATGAGCGATAGAGATAAAGCCTTGGAGAGTGCTATAGCTCAAATAGAGAGGGCTTTTGGTACAGGCTCTATCATGAGGATGACGGGTGATAGGGCCAAAATGCAGATAGAAGCAATTCCTACGGGCTCAATAGCCTTGGATATAGCCTTAGGCGTTGGCGGAGTTCCAAGGGGGAGGATAGTTGAGATTTATGGGCCAGAATCCTCTGGTAAAACCACTCTGGCGCAGCATATCATAGCAGAGGCTCAGAAGCTTGGCGGTACTGCTGCCTATATCGATGCTGAACATGCTTTCGATCCTTCTTACGCTGAGAAGTGTGGTGTTCAGCTCAGCGATCTGCTCATCAGCCAGCCCGATACAGGTGAGCAAGCTCTTGAGATCGCAGAGACGCTAGTAAGGAGCGGTGCGGTTGATGTAGTGGTGATAGACTCTGTGGCTGCATTAGTCCCTAGAGCTGAAATAGAGGGCGAAATGGGGGATAGCCATGTTGGCCTCCAGGCTAGGTTGATGAGCCAGGCTCTGAGAAAGCTTGCAGGAGCTGTAAACAAGAGTAAGACCGTACTGATCTTTATCAACCAGATCAGGATGAAGATTGGTGTGATGTTTGGTAACCCGGAGACAACAAGTGGCGGAAACGCCCTCAAGTTCTACGCTTCAGTGCGTCTGGAGATAAGAAAGGTCGAATCTATAAAGCAGGGTCAGGACGTTGTCGGTAACCGGGTACGTGTCAAGGTTATTAAGAACAAGGTTGCTTCGCCTTACAGGACTGCTGAGTTCGATATCATGTTTAATGAGGGTATCTCCAAGGAAGGTAACCTCATAGACGTTGGGCTATCTGTTGGAGTCCTACGTAAGAGCGGCTCGTTTATATACCTTGATGATGAGCGCCTTGGCCAAGGTCGAGAGAACGCTAAGGAATATCTCAGACAGAATCCGGATGTCGCGGAGGAGATCGAGAGTAGAATCAAGGCTGCAGGCAATCTTGATAAGGTATTGATCGGTAGTAACGGTGGTCTGTCGGATATAGATGTGTAG
- a CDS encoding DUF456 domain-containing protein, producing MNEIAFLLGLTLILVGLVGIMIPFIPGIPIMWLGALVYGAMTGFRELTWPWMLIITLIALISISLDFILSAIMARKFGGSRLASFGSLLGGILGTLYLGAFGALLGAFGGAALTDLPVSRSIRKALRSGTGAVVGFVLALIVDLTSGIAILAIYLLTAIS from the coding sequence ATGAATGAAATAGCCTTTCTACTGGGTCTGACACTTATACTTGTTGGCTTAGTAGGGATAATGATACCGTTCATACCCGGTATACCAATTATGTGGTTGGGTGCCTTAGTCTATGGCGCTATGACTGGTTTTAGAGAGCTCACTTGGCCATGGATGCTAATTATAACTCTTATAGCCCTAATATCTATAAGCCTAGATTTTATCCTCTCAGCTATCATGGCCCGAAAATTCGGTGGCTCCAGATTAGCCTCTTTTGGTTCCTTACTGGGTGGAATACTAGGCACACTATATCTTGGAGCTTTTGGTGCATTGCTTGGAGCATTCGGAGGCGCTGCGCTTACGGACCTACCAGTGAGCAGATCTATACGCAAGGCCCTTAGAAGTGGGACAGGTGCTGTCGTAGGTTTTGTGCTAGCCCTGATAGTAGATCTAACCTCTGGAATAGCTATCCTGGCAATATATCTATTGACGGCAATCTCCTAA